In the genome of Jaculus jaculus isolate mJacJac1 chromosome 11, mJacJac1.mat.Y.cur, whole genome shotgun sequence, the window GGGTTGGTCCTGAGTGGGAAGGATATTGTCCCCTGCCTATGGCTGCAGCAGCCCTGGGGACCCTACCCCAGGTCCCTTGCTTtgcagccatttatttatttatttatttttaattttttttttttttgcaaggttttgctttgtttgacaGCAGGTATGGGTGGAGGGGGCCCACAAGCCTGACCCCCATGTTCTGCTCAGCCATGAGGAGACCCACGGCAGTGCTGGTGGTCCCAGAGGACCAGCCAGAAGAGCTCAGCCGGAACCACTGGCTTCGAGGCTTTGTGTTCATTTTGCTTTCGGACCCTTCTCAATAGGCTTCCCAATGTCCTTCCCCCGAAGCTTGAGGCCAATGGCTCTCTCAATTTTGCCCAAAACCTGGTTGTTTGGGATGGCTCTTCCACTCTCATAGTCTGCGATGATTTGCGGCTTTTCATTGATTTTCGTGGCCAGGTCCTTCTGTGTCAGGCCATTGCTCTGCCGGCCCCGCTGAATCACTTTGCCCACCTCCAGGGTCACCCTGTCATGATGcagctcctctgtctctctgtccagcTCGGCCGTGTTCTTGGTGATGGAATGCTGCTTGTTCTGACCAGGAGCCCATTTCTTGGATGTCTCCACATCTTCTCCTTGTCTCTGAGCTGCTAAGATGGCCTGTTTGGACTTGGCCTGCGCGGCCGTCGGACCCTTCTTGCGCAGCACCTTCATGGACCGCCATGGTGCGGCGGGGGCGGCGGTCCGCACGGCGGCTCTGACAGCTGCTCGAGACCCGGCACCTTTGCAGCCATTTATAACCCACCCCTAGGGCAGTCCCAGATCTGTGTCATCTGCTTTTCTTCTAGTACAAGCATTGGCCCTGAACAATGTCACATCCAGCTCATGAAGGGCCAGGTCTCCCTGGCTGGCCACCACATGCCCACTCCAAGAAGGAGCTGGTACCCATGGAAGTTCAGGTACTAGAGGAAGAGTGAGCAGAGGATCAGTTCAGGTTTGGGAGACAATATAATCCGAGGCCCTTCTGCTCAGCCACTCCTCCTCCGGTGCAGGGATCCTATGGACTCAAATTAGGCCCAGACACCTTGTCTGTAGCCTGGAGGCCTGGGATCAGCTAAGCTATCCATAGTCCTTTGCAGAAGTTacaagacctgaggagagaagCCCACTGACACATAGTGACCTGGCCCAGAGCAGCACCtgcagccacacccagcttggtctAGGGAGCCCCACAATCTACCTCGAATGCTGTGCAATGTGGGGGTGAGCTCAGGCCCCAGAGCTGGCCCAGACACCCTGCCTCACACTCcaacgccccccaccccccaccccccgcagcaGATCAATAGCTTTGGAATCTGAAAAGAGCCCAAACAAAGAAGTGGGCTTGTAAGTATCCAGCTTGTATCAGCTGATAAATGGTCCCCTCTTTAAGGGACTTATCTCTTTAGGACTTGCGGGATGAGGGATGGCGTCATTTGTCCTGTTGGCTCGTCTGGACCAGCCGAGCCGGATCTATTTAAAAGATAGTGTGATACTGTCGACAGCAATAGACAGGGTAATTGCAGAGCGACTGCTGGGGTATAAATTACAGGGCTCTAAGTGGTGGAGTGGCCGCGGGAGAGCGGGGAGACTCCTGACAATTTACTTGTCCCTCTGCCCCGCCGCCTGCTTATCACGGGCCAGCAGAAGAAACGCGCTCCAGGTGAAAAAATTAAGTATTGATCAAATTAACAGTTTTTACTGATCTTTTTAAGGGAAAAAAGAAGTGCAACAATTAAATTTAGAACACAAAAGACGCAGTGGGATAACTCTTGACCCCGAGTGGCAAAGTCGGTGACACCTACAAGCAGGAAATACAGCCTGGGCAGGCAGCCGACCTCGGAAATTTACCCAGCCAGAGGCCCACCTCAGGCACGTGTGGGTCCAGACTGAAGCGGGAGGGCTATCTGTGGACAGGGAGAGGTGCCTCATGGAGTTCCTCGTCCCTTAGACCAGGGGGTGGCAAGCCAAGCTGCTTGAGGCCCCCCGGGGCAGGCCAGTTCAAGGCACCAGATTTCAGTGAGCTGCAAACAAGAGGTTCAGAAGAATTGGAGAACACTACTGCCTGAAGGCTTTCTGGACCCTCTGGAGTTAGGTGGGTCTGAGAGCGTGAGCAGGAGGGACCCAGCATATGTTGGCCCTTTGTCACCTGGACAAAAGCAGATCACTCCTAACCTGAGTCTGCTTTGTAGGTGGCATGGCCTCCCAGGTGTATGTGGGGTGCATGGATCTCCAGGGCACTTGTCATTGTCATtaatttgaggtcatttttttctccctcctcagACACCTGTGGTCCTCTAGGGAAGTAGTCATGAAAGTTTTAAGACACAGGAGATTCATGCTTCTGCAAGAACATGCACTGTGTGCCAGGGAGGACCCTGGGTCTGGGGACAAGTTTCCCTCTGGCCATGCATCTGTGTGAGATTATGCATGTGCCCACTGGATAAAACCCTATCCACCTGATTATCCTACCACCCTCCCTCTGGAGGGATGGAGAAAAAGCTGGCTTGCTGACAACCCACTTAGGCACTGTGGAAAACTCAGCCAAGTGAGCATGCCCAAGAGCCAAAGGTTCAAGTGCCCATCTGAAACCACAGGACACACGGGGACCCTTGGGCccaaagggaagggaaggcatcTGCAGAAATGGCCTCTTTGATCACAAGCCATAGCCTCTCCATAAGCCAAAAGGCTGTATGATGAAAGTTCCATGGGCCATTCTCTTTAAGAAGGCCATGGGCCTAGGTGACCATTAGCAATGACCATGGATTCAAGGACACCTTAGCCTTCCTGCCATCCCTcccacaggccagcagaagaaaTGGAAGAGGACTGAAAAGGGGGCATGCTAGGGTTGGGGGGCTACAGTCACTGTACAACTGCAGTAGGATAGGCCACCTCTCATTCCTGGAGCAACTCTGCCACACTTGGAGGTGCTAAGGCATGGCAGGTAGGGTAGGGCCGGGCAGGAGCTCTAAGGAAAGTAACCTCATTTGGCTTTgatagaagatttaaaaaaatgaggaccAGAGCAGACCCCAGCCCAACACTAGCCTTCCTGACATGGGCTTGTTAGGGCCCTTAGGGTAAAACTCACACCCCAGGAGAGCAGGTGGGCTATTCTTGGGGGAGCAGCTAGTCTCCTTCTAGCCCCAGCAAGGCAGGGGAGAGGCTCCAGGATGAGTTTCTCCCAGGCATCTGCTCAGACGTGCCGCGAGACCTCAGCTGAGTTCAACAGTGGTCCACTTGAACCCTttgtctcctcctctcccttgctTGAGGAAGGCCAAACTGTTCCTCTCTGTTGCCCAGATTCTTAGTAGGGCTCCAAGAACCAGGTAGGACTCAAGGGTTTCTATTGGCTCAGAGCAAGGCAGAGCTCAATAGGGGACCAGAACCACTGTCCTAATGTAAGGCCTCTGTGGCCTGCACCTACTGATATAGCACATGGGGTCACAGCTGGGCTAAAGGTGTATGGTGACAGGGGACAGGGTGTGGTCTGGTTCAAAGGGTCAGGAGACCATACTCAGGCACTAACAGGGGGTCATGCACTGTGTGAGGGCTGAGCCCAATCAGTATCAGGACAAGGAGCTGACCCTACCCTCTCCACACACTTTCTATAGGGGCCTGCCTCTTCCCCAGCCTGAGCCCAAGGCATCTGGCATGCTCTCCACTTGCAGTAGTTGGGAGGCAAGACCTCACTGGTGCCTTCTTGATGTTGGCTGTAACATCTGCCTTCCCCTCCACTGGCCCACACAGCCGCTTGTGAAATGGGGTCCAGAAGCCTCCAACATACATGAAGGAAGTAGAAACAGAGAAAGCCTGAAAAAGAGTCCCAAAAATCCTTACACTATGATGGGTCAGAACCAGTGGACCTTTCCACAAACCACACCATGCACCCACACAGCTGCTTGTCCTTCAGGACTGTCCCCACATGTCACTCCAGATGTAACCAGCATTTCAGGTCTGGCCTGGGTTGAGGCTGACTCAGAGCCCCCAAGGTGTGGGGTTGGGGTTGTAAATGGATGAGTGAGGCCTTTTCCCCTACATGATTCCTTGCTGTTATGAGCCCTGTCATAGCTTGTGAGCTTCCAATTAAACTTTGTATTTTAGAAAACTGTAGATTCACAGACATGGAGACCCAGCGTGCCCTTCATCCAGTGTTCTGTGGGCATCTGCGGGCTACCATGTAACATCACAGGACGTTGGTATGGTATGGTTCAGAACATTCTTCCACTGCAAAGCCCCTTTGGACCCTCACACAGCCTCCCACCTTAGCGTCTCAGGAACTGATCCATCTCCAAGTCTGTGATTCTCTTGGTTCAAGATATTctaggtagccaggcatggtggcacactcctttaatcccagcacttgggggacagaggtagtaggagaatcaccattagttcaaggccacctgaagagtacatagtgaattccaggttagcctgggccagagtgagaccctacctcgaaacaacaacaacaacaaaaaagaagatatTCTAGGGCTGCAGTACAGATCAGCTGTTAagagcttgcttagcatgtgcaagggtcCTGGGTTTGACTTAAcaccaccacaaaaataaatgaataaataaatatttgggggaAAAATATATTCTAGAGAGGGGCTCATAGGTAATGTGGCCTTTGGGCCTTTGTCACTTGGAAGAATTCTCTGGAGATTATCATTTCTCCCTTTGTACTGCTATATACTATCCAAGGGTGGGCTGTCATAGGTGGCTTagttttctccccctctttcttcttcttcaatatttttatttatttgcaaggagagagagagacagaatgagagaaaatggacactgttgccgtcaggttcacattgctagtagaaatcacccaaataagagcagcttgtggggaaaaaaaagaggtttattttggcttacaggctcatgggaaagctccatgagggcagggggaaatgatggcatgaagtggacatcaccccctggcccacataaagtggacaacaggaacaggagagtgtgccaaacactggcaaggaaaagctgtctactatacccataagcccacccccaacaatgcactgcctctaggaggcattaattcccaattgccatcagctggggagactagcattcagaatacccaagtttatgggggaacacctgaatcaagccaccacaggcactgccactgcaaatgaactccagatgcacacagtactttgtgcatctggctttatgtgggtactggggaactgaatccacgctgtcaggctttgtaagcaagcacctttaaccactgcatcacccctttgtccttttttaaaagactatatatagagagagaggtagggtctagctctagtccaggctgacctgaagttcactatgttgtctcagggtggcctcgaactcatggtgatcctcctacttctgcctcccaagtgctgggattaaaggcatgtgctaccacgcccggctctctcttttttgaggtagggtctcattctagttcaggatgatatggatctcactctatagccaaCCCTGggctcttgagtactgggattagaggcatgcgctaccacacccggcttagtttTCAATGGTATTACctctgaaatgaaatgaaatttctttacataggagacaaagagagagaggaagacagtgggagggggaaaagggagtgGGAGAGACAAGGACAAAGCTTCCTAATGGCCTGAGAGGAGGTTCGTGTGTGGCTCACAGTTTAGTGGAGCTCTGCTCTTTGATAGCCTGTTCAGCACTTATCTGcatccagcccccaccccaaccccctgCCCCAAGACATCATGACCCTCTCACTCTCAGGCAATAATCAGTTCTAGCCAGACAACACAGAACTGCAACAAGACCTAGGCTATCCTCAGGATATGCTTGGTCTCCCCTATCCCCACTTCCTTCTCCAAAGCCCCAAGTCCAGCTGACCCAGCATGTCTGACACAGCTGACCGGGGAGAGGCAATGTGAGGGCTAGccagtccccacccccaccagccaCCTCCTGGCACTCACCCGCCCACAACAAATACCTATCCTAGAGTCCCCTATCCTCAGGCAGAAGCTAGCTGAGCCTCTGGGCACAGGGGCCAAGCTGGTGTTGACCCCAGGTTCCAAAACTCCACAGGCCCTGGTGCCTTCTGTAGCGTGTGTCTAGGTGTGTCTCTAGGTGGCCCCTAGAAGAGGAGCCCAACCTCAGAGAGTCCAACCCCATTGTTGGCTGACTTTTAGAAATGATGAGGGTTGTTGAAAAAGACATTTGTGAAGCCATCTCTTGGGACTAGGTCATGGAAAGCCAAGCACTGAGGAATACAGCTCTGGGGACTAGCCTATAGAGAGACCCAGAAGATGCCATTTGAGGCACCCTGCTGCACTTCAGACCCACCACAGGAGTAGCCTGTTCAGGGCTCCTATGGGTCTTCCCCAACCCAGGCTGCTGGTGAGGACTTGGGCTGAAAAGGAAACAACAACCCACTGGCACAATCCCCAGGCTAGTGTGGTGACAGACCTCAGTCTGATTGACAGCAGGAATAGGCCAATGGCTAACTGTGGTgaacaaaacacacatacacacacacaccttccagaCAGCTTCATAGCCCATAGAGGCATAGATTGGCTGCTTGGATTCCATTTCCCCAGGGTAGAGACTATCAGAGGCAGTGTCACCTCCCAAAACAATGagggtaaaaagaaaatgagagaatgagaaccTGACCAGCAGCATGTCCCTCAGAAGACAATTTTTAAGCATGAAGAATTGCTGTCGCAGATCCTTCTGGAAAGCCCCCTCCTGCGTTTGATGCCTTTTCTCTGCATAGTaatgtgtcttaaaaaaaaaaaaagagccactgATATATGTTACAAGAAGTGTATCTCTTTCACCGAGACAGAACATTTTAATTCCCCGACACCTTTTAGTGATTGCTTCAATTTCCGAAGATTTTGATAAAATCATGCGGTTTAGGAGTCGTGGGATGGAGCGCTGGTGCGGGCAGAGCGTAATGAAATGCCGCTGTTTCACAGCCTTCATTTGACACAGCCCAGCTCCGGGGGCTAATAAACGCTGTGTGATGAATGCCCAAGCCACGATTGTAAAAATATACTTGTAATTGGGTTAATATGCCTTAAAATACGGCCCATCAGTTATCTTTCCTTCACTTCTCTgcagtgtgtgtgcacaggggTGCGTGGGCCAGCTGCCTCTCCTCCCCTACCATCCTGCTGCCCCACCCCTCCCTGGCCCTCAAGCTCTTCACTACCCGAATCAGACAATCCCAAGACTGGGGCTGAGCCAGTCGGACACTGGGAAAGGAGCACATGCAGGCGCAACACAGGGTTGGGTGTCCTTCTAATACAGGGATCTGGGGGACCCCTCCATGGGTATGGGAGTAGCTTCTCCTCACTTGGCCCCATTTCTGCCCAGTGGCAATCTGTCCCAGAAGGcaggaagacagaagtaggacAGCAAAGCAATCTTGAGTGAGGCaaagagggtggggtgggagtaGTTGGGGCTTTACCAGAGACGGTGAGGCTCTTTCCTAGAAGTCTCAGAACAGATTCCAGGGGCCCCCGCTGAGTCCTGGTAAGCCTGAGTGTGAGGTATAGCCATGCTCATGATCTGATGTTGCACCATGTTGCTACTGATTCACACATACAGGGTGACAAGGCCACACTGTTCCCTGAGGCAGCTGAGATCCTGGAATAAGACCTTTGGGCATCTCCAATGTGAT includes:
- the LOC101617793 gene encoding endothelial differentiation-related factor 1-like; translation: MKVLRKKGPTAAQAKSKQAILAAQRQGEDVETSKKWAPGQNKQHSITKNTAELDRETEELHHDRVTLEVGKVIQRGRQSNGLTQKDLATKINEKPQIIADYESGRAIPNNQVLGKIERAIGLKLRGKDIGKPIEKGPKAK